The proteins below are encoded in one region of Patescibacteria group bacterium:
- a CDS encoding D-glycerate dehydrogenase — protein sequence MKVYITRRIPEVGIKMLQDKGYEVDVNPEDKVLSKDELIFALKQKEYDAVLCLLTDTIDGEVFDAAPKAKIFANYAVGYNNINVEEANKKGVMITNTPGVLTETVAEHAFGLLLSIAQRITEGDRFTRAGKYVGWAPMLMLGNDVTGRTLGVLGLGRIGTRVAHHASRGFEMKIIYYDIKRNEEFEKEYNAEFRESVDDLLKEADFVSIHVPLLDSTHHLINKKRLSLMKSSAYLVNTSRGPIIDETALVEALKNKIIKGAALDVYENEPALAPGLSELHNVVLTPHAASATEETRGKMAELASANIIAVAEGQTPLNIVKK from the coding sequence ATGAAAGTATATATCACAAGAAGGATTCCGGAGGTGGGTATAAAGATGCTCCAAGATAAGGGTTACGAAGTGGATGTAAATCCTGAAGATAAAGTATTGTCTAAGGACGAGCTTATCTTCGCTTTAAAACAGAAAGAGTATGACGCCGTGCTGTGTCTTCTTACGGACACGATTGACGGCGAGGTGTTTGATGCGGCGCCGAAGGCGAAGATCTTTGCTAATTACGCTGTTGGTTATAACAATATCAACGTAGAAGAAGCAAACAAAAAGGGAGTGATGATAACAAACACACCCGGGGTCTTGACTGAAACTGTCGCCGAACATGCTTTCGGTTTGCTTTTGTCTATTGCTCAGAGAATAACAGAGGGAGACAGATTCACTCGCGCTGGCAAGTATGTAGGCTGGGCACCGATGCTGATGCTTGGTAATGATGTCACTGGAAGGACTCTTGGTGTGTTGGGCTTAGGGAGGATCGGCACAAGGGTTGCTCACCATGCTTCTCGCGGATTTGAGATGAAGATTATCTACTATGACATAAAAAGAAACGAAGAATTTGAGAAAGAATATAATGCCGAGTTTAGAGAGAGTGTGGATGACCTTTTGAAAGAAGCAGATTTTGTGTCAATTCACGTTCCACTTCTTGATTCAACGCATCATCTTATAAATAAAAAGCGACTTTCTTTAATGAAGTCATCGGCTTATCTGGTAAATACTTCACGTGGGCCAATTATAGATGAGACAGCGCTTGTAGAGGCTCTTAAGAATAAAATTATTAAAGGTGCAGCTTTGGATGTATATGAAAATGAGCCGGCGCTTGCACCGGGCTTATCAGAACTTCATAATGTGGTCTTGACGCCTCACGCGGCTTCAGCCACAGAAGAGACTCGAGGGAAGATGGCTGAGCTCGCCTCGGCAAATATCATCGCCGTCGCCGAAGGGCAGACCCCTCTCAATATAGTTAAAAAATAA
- a CDS encoding prepilin-type N-terminal cleavage/methylation domain-containing protein, translated as MTKSNRKGFTLLELLVVIAIIGLLASVIGATLSRARASARDTKRVQDLNTIASALENFAIDNNRYPLPSEIDADIYNFDRSSYDDDFLDILVSEGYLTSVPRDPLNTGWSPWEAGQYLYAYGASPSGRYYMLISQLENPDHPESAQYKCGRWTGGWPMSEEDFVFGIRVTPSCCPSPYTYCTGHAGMDSAYVVNSVYP; from the coding sequence ATGACCAAATCTAACAGAAAGGGATTTACATTATTAGAGCTTCTTGTCGTTATTGCGATAATTGGTCTTTTGGCTTCTGTTATAGGGGCAACCTTAAGCAGAGCAAGGGCTAGCGCGAGAGACACTAAAAGAGTCCAAGATTTGAATACCATTGCAAGCGCTTTGGAGAATTTTGCTATTGACAATAATAGATACCCCTTACCGTCAGAGATAGATGCGGATATTTATAATTTTGATCGTTCAAGTTACGACGATGACTTTTTGGATATTTTGGTTTCTGAAGGTTACTTGACCTCTGTTCCACGAGACCCATTGAATACCGGCTGGTCTCCTTGGGAGGCCGGTCAATATTTATATGCCTACGGAGCTTCCCCAAGTGGCAGATATTATATGTTAATATCTCAATTGGAAAATCCAGATCACCCCGAATCGGCTCAATATAAATGTGGCAGGTGGACCGGCGGTTGGCCAATGAGTGAAGAAGATTTTGTTTTTGGAATTCGTGTCACTCCCTCATGTTGCCCTTCTCCATACACTTATTGCACCGGCCACGCTGGTATGGATAGCGCTTATGTTGTAAATAGTGTTTATCCTTAA